In one window of Bradyrhizobium sp. AZCC 1721 DNA:
- a CDS encoding helix-turn-helix domain-containing protein, producing the protein MNAHAATARAERTQPLHIGDHLREWRQRRHLSQLDLASDAEISARHLSFVETGRAAPSREMVLKLAERLEVPLRERNVLLVAAGFAPAFPKRSLDDPALKSARQAIDLVLKAHEPNPALAYDRHWNLVTANRMVAPLLEGLPPHLLGHPINIMRLAFHPEGLAPRTVNLAEWSAHLLERLHRQCEATADPELLKLYQELKAYRMPARSGPISADNVAIPFKLRHNGDVLSFISTTMVFGTPVDITLQELALETFFPADDLTADRMRQIAAGLT; encoded by the coding sequence ATGAACGCACATGCTGCCACGGCGCGAGCCGAACGAACCCAACCCCTACACATTGGCGATCACTTGCGCGAATGGCGCCAGCGCCGCCATCTGAGCCAGCTCGATCTGGCGAGCGATGCCGAAATATCCGCGCGTCACCTCAGTTTTGTCGAAACCGGCCGCGCCGCGCCGTCGCGGGAAATGGTGCTCAAGCTTGCCGAGCGATTGGAGGTCCCCTTGCGTGAACGCAACGTGCTCCTGGTCGCGGCGGGTTTTGCCCCGGCCTTTCCGAAACGCTCGCTGGATGATCCGGCGCTGAAGTCAGCCCGGCAGGCGATCGATCTGGTGCTGAAGGCGCATGAGCCCAATCCGGCGCTGGCCTATGACCGGCACTGGAATCTGGTGACGGCCAATCGCATGGTGGCGCCGTTGCTCGAAGGTTTGCCGCCGCATTTGCTCGGGCACCCCATCAACATTATGCGGCTCGCCTTTCATCCCGAAGGGCTCGCGCCGCGCACGGTCAACCTTGCCGAATGGAGCGCGCATCTCCTTGAGCGGCTGCACCGGCAATGCGAGGCGACGGCCGATCCCGAACTGCTCAAACTGTATCAGGAGCTGAAGGCCTATCGGATGCCGGCGCGCTCGGGGCCGATCTCGGCCGACAATGTCGCTATCCCGTTCAAGCTGCGCCACAATGGCGACGTGCTGAGTTTCATCTCCACCACCATGGTGTTCGGCACGCCCGTCGACATCACGTTGCAGGAGCTGGCGCTGGAAACGTTCTTTCCCGCCGACGATCTGACGGCCGATCGGATGCGGCAGATAGCGGCCGGTTTGACGTAA
- a CDS encoding group III truncated hemoglobin yields MAGPERRERLTAEIMERTGIDEAMIERLVRGFYAKVRDDAVLGQIFEARIKDWEPHLKQMCAFWSSVALMTGRYHGTPMAKHLPLPVDAAHFDRWLALFEATAREVCPPEAEAHFVERARRIAASLELGIAGANGVMLANGERFRRNQAGAV; encoded by the coding sequence GTGGCAGGGCCGGAGCGGCGCGAACGGCTCACGGCCGAAATCATGGAGCGGACGGGCATCGACGAGGCGATGATCGAGCGCCTGGTGCGCGGCTTCTACGCCAAGGTCCGCGACGACGCGGTGCTGGGGCAGATCTTCGAGGCGCGCATCAAGGATTGGGAGCCGCATCTGAAGCAGATGTGCGCATTCTGGTCGTCCGTCGCGCTGATGACCGGCCGCTATCACGGCACGCCAATGGCCAAACACCTCCCGCTGCCGGTCGATGCCGCGCATTTCGATCGCTGGCTCGCGCTATTCGAGGCCACCGCGCGCGAGGTCTGCCCACCGGAGGCGGAAGCGCATTTTGTGGAGCGGGCGCGGCGGATTGCGGCGAGCCTCGAGCTTGGTATCGCCGGCGCCAACGGCGTCATGCTCGCAAACGGTGAAAGATTTCGACGCAATCAGGCAGGAGCAGTGTGA
- a CDS encoding RrF2 family transcriptional regulator, which translates to MRLTSFTDFALRALMRLAGEPGRSFATNEIAAEFGISRNHLAKVVRDLADSGFISTQRGVGGGFMLARPAHSITIGEVVRALEGPPLVECFREDGGSCMLKPRCRLKARLAAAREAFMRELDATTLAECAYPAPARRSPVTA; encoded by the coding sequence ATGCGCCTGACGTCGTTCACGGATTTTGCGTTGCGCGCCCTGATGCGGTTGGCGGGCGAACCCGGCCGCTCCTTCGCCACCAATGAAATCGCGGCCGAGTTCGGCATTTCCCGCAACCATCTGGCCAAGGTGGTGCGCGACCTCGCCGATAGCGGCTTCATTTCGACCCAGCGCGGTGTCGGCGGCGGCTTCATGCTGGCCCGCCCGGCCCACTCGATCACCATCGGCGAGGTGGTGCGCGCGCTGGAGGGGCCGCCGCTGGTCGAATGTTTTCGTGAGGATGGCGGCAGTTGCATGCTGAAGCCGCGCTGCCGGCTAAAGGCGAGGCTCGCCGCCGCGCGCGAGGCCTTCATGCGCGAGCTCGACGCCACGACGCTGGCGGAATGCGCCTACCCCGCGCCGGCCAGACGCAGTCCGGTGACCGCGTGA
- a CDS encoding DUF6522 family protein — translation MKPIEFENGVVQIDAAIVAEGLGLALPLLQKEMRAGKITSFAERGVDADFGRHRLTFLSAHRRFRVVVDEAGTIVQRSAVDFGDSSLPKSVRKPGG, via the coding sequence ATGAAACCGATCGAGTTCGAAAATGGCGTCGTGCAGATCGATGCCGCGATCGTCGCCGAAGGCCTCGGCCTTGCGCTGCCGCTCCTTCAGAAGGAGATGCGGGCGGGCAAGATCACGAGCTTTGCCGAGCGCGGCGTCGATGCCGATTTTGGCCGGCATCGACTGACCTTCCTGTCCGCACATCGGCGGTTTCGCGTGGTTGTCGACGAAGCAGGTACTATCGTTCAACGGTCGGCGGTCGACTTCGGCGATTCGTCGTTGCCGAAATCGGTGCGCAAGCCCGGCGGATAA
- a CDS encoding class I SAM-dependent methyltransferase, translated as MFLRYESIPAAENHRHVLHLIPKAPARVLDIGSGTGRDAGWFASFGHRVIAVEPTDALRIPAMTLHPSPLIEWLDDSLPDLVRLRARGETFDLVMLTAVWMHLDQTQRQYAMPNLASLIGSGGTITMTIRHGPVPPARRMFEIPAEETIALAQAHGLRCVLNVASESHQKRNRAAGVTWTNLAFVKADASGSFSR; from the coding sequence TTGTTCCTGCGCTACGAAAGCATTCCGGCGGCTGAAAATCACCGCCATGTCCTGCATCTGATACCCAAAGCCCCGGCCCGCGTGCTCGATATCGGTTCAGGAACTGGACGGGACGCAGGCTGGTTCGCAAGCTTCGGGCATCGTGTTATCGCCGTCGAGCCTACCGACGCCCTGCGTATCCCCGCCATGACGCTGCATCCCTCTCCTCTGATCGAATGGCTCGACGATAGCCTGCCCGACCTGGTCCGCCTGCGGGCACGCGGCGAGACGTTTGATCTCGTGATGCTGACTGCGGTGTGGATGCATCTCGACCAAACCCAGCGTCAATATGCGATGCCGAATCTGGCCTCGCTGATCGGGTCAGGCGGCACTATCACTATGACGATCCGGCATGGGCCCGTGCCGCCCGCGCGGCGGATGTTTGAAATCCCCGCCGAGGAGACTATCGCGCTCGCGCAGGCGCACGGCTTGCGCTGTGTCTTGAATGTGGCTTCTGAATCCCACCAGAAGAGAAATCGCGCCGCCGGCGTCACTTGGACAAACTTGGCGTTCGTGAAGGCAGACGCTTCGGGCTCATTTTCGCGCTAA
- a CDS encoding SET domain-containing protein, whose translation MPSIPSNKPYRVGRSRTGLGLFATKPIKKGTKIIRYFGPLLDSKKKEEDAIENKYLFELNDRWTIDGSVRKNIARYINHSCRPNAESDVKPRKRKVFIRAIKNIEPGEEINYDYGTDYFKAYLKPIGCKCAACEKKRKKKRAEARAEKARLKAKAERKALKQAEKLAKADAKLKDKLKAEAERTSKKRLKLNGHSANGMSLNGTSLNGSSRVRASGKKLAARKRPVSAPAPTLQA comes from the coding sequence ATGCCATCCATTCCTTCGAATAAACCCTATCGCGTCGGCCGCTCCCGCACCGGACTTGGCCTTTTCGCCACCAAGCCGATCAAGAAGGGCACCAAGATTATCCGCTATTTCGGGCCGCTTCTTGATTCGAAGAAGAAAGAAGAAGACGCGATCGAGAACAAGTATTTGTTCGAACTGAACGACCGCTGGACCATCGACGGCTCGGTGCGCAAGAACATCGCCCGCTATATCAACCATTCCTGCCGGCCGAACGCCGAATCCGATGTCAAACCCCGTAAACGCAAGGTGTTCATCCGCGCCATCAAGAACATCGAGCCGGGCGAGGAGATCAACTACGATTACGGTACCGATTATTTCAAAGCCTATCTGAAGCCGATCGGCTGCAAATGCGCAGCCTGCGAGAAGAAGCGCAAGAAGAAGCGTGCCGAAGCGCGGGCGGAGAAGGCGCGGCTGAAGGCGAAGGCCGAGCGGAAGGCGCTGAAGCAGGCGGAAAAACTGGCCAAGGCCGACGCGAAGCTGAAGGATAAATTGAAGGCAGAGGCCGAGCGCACGTCGAAGAAGAGGCTCAAGCTGAACGGCCATTCGGCCAATGGCATGTCGCTGAATGGGACATCACTGAACGGCAGCAGCCGTGTCAGAGCGTCCGGCAAGAAATTGGCTGCCAGGAAACGGCCGGTTTCCGCGCCGGCGCCGACCCTCCAGGCATAG
- a CDS encoding TetR/AcrR family transcriptional regulator, giving the protein MARLSRATKTNRPAAKRRPAKTVAERPASRRRRPSGETPYHHGDLHDALLAAAERVLERDGLSGLTLRAVAREAGVSHAAPTHHFGDLTGLLSELAAIGFRRFNAAMIAADNTETLPLMKSLARAKAYVAYAQARPGMYGLMFRTERLDMTRPSLHEAATASFEGLATAVSLSRNEKLTGEALEALSLDQAAAIARAWSLVHGFTTLLLDGRLKDILHRLPEGTGVDRLLDAMLRSTVPRPPGA; this is encoded by the coding sequence ATGGCAAGATTATCGAGAGCAACCAAAACGAACCGCCCGGCCGCGAAGCGCAGGCCCGCGAAGACTGTAGCCGAAAGGCCGGCCAGCCGGCGTCGCCGTCCGTCCGGCGAGACGCCCTATCATCACGGCGATCTGCACGACGCCTTGCTCGCCGCGGCGGAGCGGGTGCTGGAACGCGACGGGCTGTCTGGCCTGACGCTGCGGGCGGTTGCGCGCGAGGCCGGCGTGTCGCATGCGGCACCGACCCATCATTTCGGCGATCTCACCGGACTCCTGAGCGAGCTTGCCGCCATCGGATTCCGGCGCTTCAACGCGGCGATGATCGCGGCGGACAACACCGAAACGCTCCCACTCATGAAGTCGCTGGCGCGCGCCAAGGCTTATGTCGCCTATGCACAGGCGCGCCCCGGCATGTACGGGCTGATGTTCCGTACCGAGCGGCTCGACATGACACGGCCCTCGCTGCACGAGGCGGCGACCGCCTCCTTCGAAGGACTGGCCACCGCGGTGAGCCTCAGCCGCAACGAAAAACTCACCGGCGAAGCGCTGGAGGCTTTGTCGCTCGACCAGGCCGCCGCGATTGCCCGCGCGTGGTCGCTGGTGCACGGCTTCACCACGCTGCTGCTTGATGGAAGGCTCAAGGACATCCTGCACCGGCTGCCCGAGGGGACCGGCGTCGACCGGCTTCTGGATGCAATGTTGCGCTCGACAGTGCCACGACCGCCGGGGGCGTAA
- a CDS encoding carotenoid oxygenase family protein, with product MLDQVTTEMARTNLAPIPMECDAAHLKVTGELPRELNGTLYRNGPNPQFDAPGAHWFVGDGMLHAFHLENGRASYRNRWIRTPKWLAEHDAGRALFGGFGRRLPGTPASVTQDGGVANTNIIFHGGRLLALEEGHLPTEIEPGTLNRLGYCDYGKGISGPFTAHPKIDPVTGEMVFFGYNAAGPLTPALSFGSVNAAGVVTRFDRFEAPYASMVHDFIVTKNHLLFPILPLTGSIERAMTGRPPYAWEPDKGAYVGVMKRNGSAKDIVWFRAECCYVFHVMNAWEDGDRIIADVMQYEEPPLFTHPDGTPTNPAKSRARLCRWTFDLAGNTDRFTQTWLDGITGEFPRVCDRSVGSANRHGWYACANPDLPTSGGLSGLVHVDGNGSRLGQYLLPAGDTISEAVFVPRGDDASEGDGWLMSVVWRARENRSDLAVFNATDVDAGPVALVKLGHRVPDGIHGNWVGTA from the coding sequence ATGCTCGACCAGGTAACGACCGAGATGGCCCGGACCAATCTGGCGCCGATCCCGATGGAATGCGACGCGGCACACCTCAAGGTGACCGGCGAATTACCGCGCGAGCTTAACGGCACGCTTTATCGCAACGGCCCCAACCCACAATTCGACGCGCCCGGCGCCCACTGGTTCGTGGGCGACGGCATGCTGCACGCCTTTCATCTCGAGAACGGCCGCGCCAGCTATCGCAATCGCTGGATCCGCACCCCGAAATGGCTGGCCGAGCACGACGCCGGCCGTGCGCTGTTCGGCGGCTTCGGCCGCAGGCTGCCGGGTACGCCTGCTTCGGTTACGCAAGACGGCGGCGTCGCCAATACCAACATCATCTTTCATGGCGGCCGCCTGCTGGCCCTTGAGGAAGGCCATTTGCCGACCGAGATCGAGCCTGGCACCCTCAACCGGCTCGGTTATTGCGATTATGGCAAAGGCATCTCCGGACCGTTCACGGCGCATCCCAAGATCGATCCCGTCACCGGCGAGATGGTGTTCTTCGGCTACAACGCCGCAGGCCCCCTCACCCCCGCCCTCTCCTTCGGCTCCGTCAATGCCGCCGGCGTAGTAACGCGCTTCGATCGCTTCGAGGCCCCCTATGCGAGCATGGTGCACGACTTCATCGTCACCAAAAATCATCTGCTATTTCCGATCCTGCCGCTCACCGGCAGCATCGAGCGCGCCATGACGGGCCGGCCGCCCTATGCTTGGGAGCCGGACAAGGGCGCCTATGTCGGCGTCATGAAGCGCAACGGCTCCGCCAAGGACATCGTCTGGTTTCGCGCCGAGTGCTGCTACGTCTTCCACGTCATGAACGCGTGGGAGGACGGCGACCGCATCATTGCCGACGTCATGCAGTACGAGGAGCCGCCGCTGTTCACCCATCCCGACGGCACGCCCACCAATCCCGCCAAGTCGCGCGCCCGGCTGTGCCGCTGGACCTTCGATCTCGCAGGCAATACCGATCGCTTCACGCAAACCTGGCTCGACGGCATTACCGGCGAATTCCCCCGCGTCTGCGATCGAAGCGTCGGTTCAGCCAACCGGCATGGATGGTACGCCTGCGCCAATCCCGACCTGCCGACTTCAGGCGGATTGTCGGGCCTGGTACATGTCGACGGCAATGGATCGCGGCTTGGCCAGTACCTGCTGCCCGCCGGCGATACGATCTCGGAAGCAGTGTTCGTTCCACGCGGCGATGACGCCAGCGAGGGTGACGGCTGGCTGATGTCGGTGGTCTGGCGAGCCCGCGAAAACCGCAGCGACCTCGCGGTATTCAATGCCACCGATGTCGACGCCGGACCGGTGGCACTGGTGAAGCTCGGACATCGTGTCCCCGACGGCATCCACGGCAATTGGGTTGGCACGGCCTAA
- a CDS encoding inner membrane-spanning protein YciB produces MKDVFARLGADFFSTILFIAIYLTTDNVLLATAVAIAGAIAQVIYSRIEGKELGYMTWASLGLVIVLGSATLLTHDPRFVLAKPAIGHFAIGVIMLKRGWMLRYMPSIVTQTIPEYVTFAGYAWAALCFTLAAGTIGVAMTGDMKLWTFYVTVVLVGAKIAAFAVQYVAFRILVGSRLRAAAQQA; encoded by the coding sequence ATGAAGGACGTATTCGCCAGACTGGGCGCCGACTTTTTCTCCACCATCCTATTCATCGCGATCTACCTGACGACTGACAACGTGCTGCTGGCGACTGCCGTCGCGATCGCTGGCGCAATTGCGCAGGTGATCTACTCCCGCATCGAGGGCAAAGAACTCGGTTACATGACATGGGCCAGCCTTGGGCTCGTCATCGTGCTCGGCAGCGCGACGCTTCTGACCCACGACCCGCGCTTCGTGTTGGCGAAACCCGCAATCGGGCATTTCGCGATCGGCGTCATCATGCTCAAGCGCGGCTGGATGTTGCGCTACATGCCCTCCATCGTGACCCAGACCATTCCCGAATACGTCACTTTCGCGGGTTACGCTTGGGCCGCACTGTGCTTCACACTCGCCGCCGGCACGATCGGTGTCGCGATGACCGGCGACATGAAGCTGTGGACGTTCTACGTGACCGTCGTGCTGGTCGGCGCCAAGATTGCCGCCTTTGCAGTTCAATACGTCGCGTTTCGTATTTTGGTCGGCAGCCGGCTTCGCGCCGCCGCCCAGCAAGCCTGA
- a CDS encoding DUF429 domain-containing protein: MRALGLDGFSKGWVAVLLDGDLREIRFCRDIAGALSIGFDRAAIDIPIGMTDDGERTCDLLARERLRPHSSRVFTGARRWLWTEFSDPDQANRDAFQRGQKRVSRQLWHLGSKIMESDAFVRANRSHDIREAHPELVFLRLNDCKPLPSKKSEAGIRLRRLLLKRGGIRAIDRWLTNERFGTGAKCDDVLDACAVAIAARDAAGCFPEGIAPRDAYGLPMQIWS, encoded by the coding sequence TGAGATCAGGTTCTGCCGCGACATTGCCGGTGCGCTGTCCATCGGCTTTGATCGCGCCGCGATCGACATCCCCATTGGTATGACCGATGACGGCGAGCGGACCTGCGACCTCCTTGCCCGCGAGAGGTTACGGCCGCATTCATCGCGCGTGTTCACCGGGGCGCGGCGCTGGCTATGGACTGAATTCTCCGATCCCGACCAAGCCAATCGAGATGCATTCCAGCGCGGCCAGAAGCGGGTGTCGCGCCAGCTCTGGCACCTCGGGTCGAAGATCATGGAGTCGGATGCGTTCGTGCGGGCTAATCGTTCGCACGACATTCGCGAGGCTCACCCGGAACTGGTCTTCTTGCGCCTGAACGATTGCAAGCCGTTGCCGTCGAAGAAGTCGGAAGCTGGAATCCGCCTTCGTCGTCTGCTGCTGAAGCGGGGAGGGATCAGGGCTATCGACAGGTGGCTGACTAACGAACGCTTCGGTACCGGTGCAAAATGCGACGACGTGCTTGACGCCTGTGCTGTTGCGATTGCTGCACGCGACGCCGCCGGCTGCTTTCCGGAGGGCATAGCGCCACGTGACGCTTACGGTCTGCCGATGCAGATCTGGTCGTGA